The Streptomyces uncialis genomic interval GTCGGTGACGGTGGTGATGAGCGAGCGGCCGACGCCCTGGTTCTGGTAGCGGGTGTGCACATGCAGCTCGGTGATCACGAAGGAGTCGTCGAGCCAGTGGTCGTGTCCCGCGCGCCGCAGATACGGCTGGACGACGGTGGACCACCAGTGGAGACGGTCGTTGGGCATGCCGTAGACGAAGCCGACGAGCCGTCCGTCGGTGAGGGTCGCGCCGAGCGCGCGGGCGCCGGGGTATCCCATGTGCCGCAGGACGATCTGGCGGCGTACGCCGATCTCGTCCTGGCTGAGCCCGAACGCCTCGGCCTGGACCGCCAGCGCCTCGTCCACCCGGGCCGCGAGATCGAGGGGTCCGATCGTGACGTCGTGGGGCGTACGCGAGCCGAATCCGGGGAATCGCAGCATGCGGGGAGAGTACCCCGCGTGCCTGGTGGGGGCACGGGGCGGCGGGGGTGGTGGCCGGGGGCGGCCGGTTCGCGCCGGTGGGGCGCGGCGGCGGGCACGGGCGGGCGCCGACGGTGGTGCGTCGGGGCGGGACCGGGCAGGACGGGGTGGGTGCGGGCGGGACCGACGGGGTGGGTGCGGGCGGGGCCGGGCGGACGGTTCGGACCAGGACACCGCGGGGTCGGGCGGACCGGTCAGAACAGGACACTCATAAAGGCCCCGACCTCCTGGAAACCGACCTTGCGGTACGTGGCGCGGGCCGCGGTGTTGTAGTCGTTGACGTACAGGCTGGCGACGGGCGCGATGTCGGCGAGCGCGTAGCGCAGGACCGCCGCCATGCCGGGGGCGGCGTAGCCGCGGCCCCGGTACTCGGGGGCGACCCAGACGCCCTGGATCTGGCACGCCTGGGTGGTCGCGGCGCCGATCTCGGCCTTGAAGAGGACCTTGCCGTGCCGGTCGAGACGGGCGAAGGAGCGGCCGGAGCCGACGAGTTCCGCGACCCGTGCCTGGTAGAGCAGCCCGCCGTCCCCGGCGAGCGGGGAGACCCCGACCTCCTCGGTGAACATGGCCACGCACGCGGGCATGATCGTCTCCATCTCGTCCTTGCGGACGCGCCGGACGTACGGGTCGGGGGCGACCGTGTCGGAGAGGCGGTCGGTGACCATCAGGGGCTGGTGTTCGCGGACCTCGCGGGCGGGGCCCCAGTTCGGTTCGAGCAGGCGCCACAGCAGGGCGGTGGACTCGGCGGGGCCGACGATGGAGGAGCAGCGGCGGCCCGCGCGGCGGGCGCGGTCCGC includes:
- a CDS encoding GNAT family N-acetyltransferase, whose protein sequence is MLRFPGFGSRTPHDVTIGPLDLAARVDEALAVQAEAFGLSQDEIGVRRQIVLRHMGYPGARALGATLTDGRLVGFVYGMPNDRLHWWSTVVQPYLRRAGHDHWLDDSFVITELHVHTRYQNQGVGRSLITTVTDAVTQPRSILSAIDVESPARALYRALGYQDLARRVHFPSAPKPYAVMGADLPLHRREEPGPPVR
- a CDS encoding GNAT family N-acetyltransferase, which produces MLTQTTTRVLEPSDLPAALAVLHRDPVANAFVTSRVQVAGLDPWRLGGEMWGWYEDGMLASLCYAGANLVPLCATPRAIRGFADRARRAGRRCSSIVGPAESTALLWRLLEPNWGPAREVREHQPLMVTDRLSDTVAPDPYVRRVRKDEMETIMPACVAMFTEEVGVSPLAGDGGLLYQARVAELVGSGRSFARLDRHGKVLFKAEIGAATTQACQIQGVWVAPEYRGRGYAAPGMAAVLRYALADIAPVASLYVNDYNTAARATYRKVGFQEVGAFMSVLF